CTGCCCGACCGGGACGCTCATGGCGAAGCGGGTCGGCTTCGCAGTGCCCGTGGGACGACGGCGCTTCGACCATCTCGCGATCGGTGCGGAGATCGAGTCGCCGGCGCCGGGTAGAGGGGGCGAATGATGGCGAAACCCAGGGTCGCGACGGTGTCGCTCTGTGGCTGCTTCGGTTGCCACATGTCGCTGCTCGATCTCGACGAACGCATCCTGCAGCTGGTCGAGCTCGTGGACTTCGATCGCTCGCCGGTGAACGACATCAAGGAGATCGCCGGGCCGGTGGCGGTCGGACTGATCGAGGGCGGCTGCTGCAACGCGGAGAACGTCCGGGTCCTGCGGGAGTTCCGCAGACAGTGCCGGATTCTGGTGTCGGTCGGCGACTGCGCGATCGACGGCGGCGTGCCGGCGTTGCGCAACATGGTGCCGCTGGCGGAGTGCCTGCGCGAAGCCTACGTCTGCGGGCCCAGCGTCGACAATCCGGGCGGCCTCATTCCGGGCGACCTCGAGCTCCCGCTGCTTCTCGACAGGGTCGTTCCCGCCCATGAAGTGGTCAAGATCGACCACTTCCTGCCGGGCTGCCCACCCTCCGCCGACGCGCTCTGGACGGCGCTCACGGCGCTCCTCGCGGGCAGGTCTCCCGAGCTGCCTTACGAGCAGGTCAAGTACGACTGAGGTGAAGGGGAGCTCCATGGTCAGTCCGAGCAGCAGGCGCATCGTGATCGAGCCGCTCACCCGCGTCGAGGGACACGGCAAGGTCACCATCCTCCTCGACGAGAGCCATCGCGTGCAGAGCGCCCGGCTGCACATCGTCGAGTTTCGTGGTTTCGAGCGCTTCATCCAGGGACGCCCGTTCTGGGAGCTCCCGGTGCTGGTGCAGCGCCTGTGCGGAATCTGTCCGGTGAGCCATCACCTCTGCGCGGCGAAGGCGGTGGACGGCATCCTCGGCATCGACCAACTGACTCCGGCCGGCGAGAAGATGCGCCGCCTGATGCACTACGGCCAGATCTTCCAGTCCCATGCCCTGCACTTCTTCTATCTCGCGGCGCCCGACCTGCTGTTCGGTTTCGACGCGCCGGTCGCGAAACGCAACATCGTCGGCGTCATCCAGGAGCACCCCGGTCTCGCTCTCCAGGGCGTGAAGATGCGCCAGTTCGGTCAGGAGGTCATTCGGGCCACGGCAGGAAAGAAGATCCACGGCACCGGTGCAATCCCCGGAGGCATCAACAAGAGCCTGTCGCTGCCGGAGCGCGACTCTCTGCTCGCCGACCTCGACCCGATGCTGGCCTGGAGCCGCGAGGCCGTCGCGCTGGCGCGCGACTACACGCTGCGCAACTTCGAGGAGCTCGCAGGCTTCGGCTCCTTCGACTCGAATCACGTCGCGCTGGTGCGCGCCGATGGCGCGATGGATCTCTACGACGGGAAGCTCTCGGCGGTCGATCGCCAAGGCGCGACGATTCTCGATCAGGTCGATCCACAGGATTACCTCACGGTCGTGGCCGAGGAGGTTCGTCCCTGGTCGTACATGAAGTTCCCCTACCTGAAGCAGCTCGGTGCCGCCGAGGGCTGGTTCCGGGTGGGACCGCTGGCGCGGCTCAATGTCTGCAGCTTCATCGGGACACCGGAGGCCGAGGCGGCGCGGAGCGAGTTCTTCGCCGCGGTCGGCGGCCGGCCGTGCCACATGACGATGGCCTATCACTGGGCTCGGATGATCGAGCTGCTGCACGCGGCGGAGGTCATCGCCGGGCTCCTTCACGACGCAGATCTGCAGAGCGACGATCGGGTCGCCCCGGCCGGTGCGCGCCGAAGCGAATACGTGGCCATGCTCGAGGCGCCCCGCGGCGCGCTCACGCACCATTACAAGGTCGACGAGAACGACCTGGTGACGATGGCGAACCTCATCGTGTCGACGACCTGTAACAACGAGGCGATGAACCAGGCCGTGGGCCGGATCGCCGAGCAGCAGCTCGCGGGCCGGGCGGAGATCAGCGAGGGGCTTCTGAACAGCATCGAGGTGGGCATTCGAGCCTACGATCCGTGTCTGTCGTGCGCGACCCACGCGATCGGACAGATGCCGCTCGAAGTCACCCTGGTGGATGGCGATGGGTCGGTGCTCGACCGGCGGGCGAGGCCGTCGTGAGCGCGCCGCCGACTCTCGTTCTCGCCTGGGGAAATCCCGGCCGGCGCGACGACGGTCTCGGCCCGGCGTTCGCGGCGGCCATTGCGGCGCGGCGTCTGCCGCAGGTACAGGTGGAGTCCGGCTACCAACTCCAGATCGAGGATGCCGCGCAGCTGGCCGGCTGCGGACGGGTGTTCTTCGTCGACGCCGAGCGCTGCGGCAGCGCCCCGTTCCGGCTCCGGCGGATCGAGCCCGAGGCCGGCGGCATCGGATTCACCAGCCACAGCGTCTCGCCGGGGCGCCTGCTGGCGCTCGGCCGCGATCTCTTCGGCGCCTGTCCGGAGGCCTGGCTGATGGGCATCCGCGGCTACGACTTCGACGATTTCGGCGAGGAGCTCACGACGGCCGCGCGAGCGAACCTCGAAGCCGCGATCGCCGCGGCGGCGGGCGCCCTGGCGCGCGGGGACGGGGGCGGAGGGTCGCGGTGCGCCGCCATGCCGGCGGCGGAACGACGAGGCGAACCATGACAGTAGAGCCAGCGGTGATTCTCTGCGTCGATGACGACCCGGACATCCTGTCCTTCCTGCGCACGGTGCTCGAGGGCGCGGGCTATGCCTTCGTCGGCGCGGCAAGTGCCGAGGCCGGGTTGCGCGCCTGGCGCGAGCGGGCGCCGAATGCGGTGATCGTGGACCTCATGATGGAGGAGGTCGACTCGGGGGTCAGCCTGACGCGCGAGCTGCGCGCTCTGGGCTGCCGGGCGCCGATCTTCCTGCTGAGCTCGGTCGGCGACAGTCTGAATCTGATCACCGAAGCGGCGCTGCTCGGGTTGGCCGGCGTCTTTCAGAAACCGCTCGCTCGCCAGCACCTTCTCGCGGTGCTCGCCGCCGCCCTCGCCGAAGCACCCGTCGACTGAGCGTCGCTCAGCCGACGGCAATCTCCGGCGTCACGGGTCGCACAGGTGCCGGTCGCGCGGGCACGCGGCTCCGGCGCACCGGCAGGTCGATGGTCACGCTGGTGCCGCGCCCTTCGGCGCTGTCGACGCGGATCCGCCCATGGTGGCGCTCGACGGTCTGCTTGACGAGGGCGAGCCCGAGGCCGGTTCCCGCGGGCGAGTGCTGCTTGGCGTTGGCGGCACGAAAGAACTCCTGAAACAGCCGCCCCTGCTCGCGCTCGGGGATGCCGATGCCGGTGTCGCGCACGCGGATCCGTACCTCGCCCGGTTCGCCGCGCTCGAACCGTACCCGGACCTCGCCGCCCGGGAGGGTGTACTTGAGGGCGTTCGAGACCAGGTTCTGAAGCATCTCCTCGAGCAGGTCGACACCGCTCGCCACCGGGGGAAGGCCGGGCTCGACGGTGACTTCGAACTGCAGGCCCCTCCGCGCGGCCTCGTCGCGGAAGGTGCGCTCGGTTTGATCGGCGAGCAGGGCAAGGTCGACGACCACGTCGGGAATCTCCCGGCTGACGTCGCGGGTCCTGGCGATGGTGAGCAGTTGGCCGATGGCGCGGTCGAGAGCCTGAAGCCGCTCTTCGACGCGGCGCAGGTGGTCCGCCTGCGTTTCGTTCACCGGGCCGAGGACTCCGCCGGCGACGAGGTCGAGCATCGAGAGGCCCGCCGCGAGAGGGGCGCGCAGGTTGTGGGCCACCTTGAGCATGAACTGGGTTCGCTCGGCCATCAGATGCTCGATCGCCTCGTTGGCCTGAGCGTCCTCGATGGCGAGCGCCACCAGGTCGGCGGCGAGGCGCAGGAACTCGCAGTCGCGGTCGCTGAACCGGTCGGCCGTCGGCGCGTAGATGCCGAGGGTCCCGATCACCCGCGATTC
The nucleotide sequence above comes from Thermoanaerobaculia bacterium. Encoded proteins:
- a CDS encoding NADP oxidoreductase, producing the protein MMAKPRVATVSLCGCFGCHMSLLDLDERILQLVELVDFDRSPVNDIKEIAGPVAVGLIEGGCCNAENVRVLREFRRQCRILVSVGDCAIDGGVPALRNMVPLAECLREAYVCGPSVDNPGGLIPGDLELPLLLDRVVPAHEVVKIDHFLPGCPPSADALWTALTALLAGRSPELPYEQVKYD
- a CDS encoding Ni/Fe hydrogenase subunit alpha, producing MVSPSSRRIVIEPLTRVEGHGKVTILLDESHRVQSARLHIVEFRGFERFIQGRPFWELPVLVQRLCGICPVSHHLCAAKAVDGILGIDQLTPAGEKMRRLMHYGQIFQSHALHFFYLAAPDLLFGFDAPVAKRNIVGVIQEHPGLALQGVKMRQFGQEVIRATAGKKIHGTGAIPGGINKSLSLPERDSLLADLDPMLAWSREAVALARDYTLRNFEELAGFGSFDSNHVALVRADGAMDLYDGKLSAVDRQGATILDQVDPQDYLTVVAEEVRPWSYMKFPYLKQLGAAEGWFRVGPLARLNVCSFIGTPEAEAARSEFFAAVGGRPCHMTMAYHWARMIELLHAAEVIAGLLHDADLQSDDRVAPAGARRSEYVAMLEAPRGALTHHYKVDENDLVTMANLIVSTTCNNEAMNQAVGRIAEQQLAGRAEISEGLLNSIEVGIRAYDPCLSCATHAIGQMPLEVTLVDGDGSVLDRRARPS
- a CDS encoding hydrogenase maturation protease; protein product: MSAPPTLVLAWGNPGRRDDGLGPAFAAAIAARRLPQVQVESGYQLQIEDAAQLAGCGRVFFVDAERCGSAPFRLRRIEPEAGGIGFTSHSVSPGRLLALGRDLFGACPEAWLMGIRGYDFDDFGEELTTAARANLEAAIAAAAGALARGDGGGGSRCAAMPAAERRGEP
- a CDS encoding response regulator; this translates as MTVEPAVILCVDDDPDILSFLRTVLEGAGYAFVGAASAEAGLRAWRERAPNAVIVDLMMEEVDSGVSLTRELRALGCRAPIFLLSSVGDSLNLITEAALLGLAGVFQKPLARQHLLAVLAAALAEAPVD